CTGGTTCAACACGCCTTGCGACGGCACGCATTCGGGCTTCGGCCATTGGGGCCGCGGACTCGAAGGACCGAATGGCAAATTCGTCGTGGATATGTGGCCGGATACGACCGAGTACGACCCGAATGACCTTTGCGAAATCCCGAATCTCTCGATGCCCAACGGCTCCCCTGCCCGGCTCTACAGCGCTTATCTCAAGGGCCCGGTTTTGCTGCATTGCAAATGGATGCGCCAATACGGCATTGACGGGGTTTTCCTGAGCCGCTTCGTTGGCGAAAGCACGAGCCCCGAACGCGCGCGCCATATCAATACCGTCCTCGCTAATGTCCGCGAAGGCGTGCATCGCGAAGGCCGGGTGTGGGCGATGATGCTCGATCTCTCGATGGGCGGTCGTGACCGCGTCAACATCGTGGAGCGCGATTGGAAATTTCTTTGCGACGATGTGAAAATTCGCGAAGACTCACGCTACCTGCACAATCAAGGCAAGCCCGTCGTGCTGCTCTGGGGACTTGGACTTAAAGATCGCCCGTGGACGCCGGAGCAGGGCGAGGAGTTGATTCATTTTTTCAAGGACGATCCAAAGTATGGCGGAGTGTATTTGATCGGCGGTGTGGACCCGTTCTGGCGGACGCTCAGTGGCGGTTCGCGCACGAACGCGGAATGGGCCAAGGTGTATCGCATGTTCGATTCCATCAGTCCGTGGGACGCGGGACGTTATCGCGACAATAACAGCATGGATCGCGTGCGGCGCGATTCGTGGGAAGGCGATTTGGCAGAGCTGAAGGATTTGAAAATGGGTTATATGCCGACCGCATTTCCGGGATTCTCGTGGGATAACTTGCGCCAGTCGCGGCCCGGAACCAGCGGCATCTCGCGGCGCAAAGGAGATTTTTATTGGCGTCAATTTGCGATCTTTAAGGAGTTGAATGTGCGCACGGTTTTCGTCGGCATGTTCGACGAGGTAAACGAAGGCACGGCAATTTATAAAGTCGCCAATCAAACGCCCGTCGGCCAGCACTTCGTTACCAATGATGGTTTACCCAGTGATTGGTATCTTCGCCTGACGGGAGAAGCCACGCGTATGATCCGTAACGATGCCCCGTTGTCGGAACACGTTCCCGACAAAGTTTTGTCGCCGGTCCAATAACTCGCCTTAAGGGATCGCACGCGTCTCGTGCAGTGGCTGGCATCTCGCCAGCCACATCTCTTAGTCCCTTTTTCCTGCACAAATCGGACTGATGGGTTAATTCTTGTCAGCCACGCAGGGGCGCTCTCATGCGAGCGTCAATAAAGGAGTTTTCCTTTTCCAAGGGTTTGTTACCATTATCGCAACAAAAAGATATGGGCGAAAAATCTACGATGGGGAAAAAGCCGGCCGCTTTCAAATGGCTTTTGGGGCTGGGAATTGTAGTGTTGATTTATACGGTCACGGGATTTTTTATCGTGCCCGCGATCATCAAGTCGCAGATGTTAAAACGGCTGCCCGCCTTGACCAAACGCCAGGTCAGCGTAGCCGAGGTCAAATGCAATCCCTACGTATTGTCTCTGACGATCCGTGGACTAGCGCTGACGGAAACCAACGGCGACGTGTTCAGTTCCTTCGACGAATTCTACGGCAACTTCCAATTATTAGCGTCGCTCGCAAAACGCAGTTGGGTCTTTGACGAAGTCACACTCACGCGGCCTTTTGCGCAAGTCACTTATCAGGCCGACGGCAATTTTAATTTTGCCAATCTTCTCACCGATCTGCCCGCGAAGCCCAAGACAGCTTCTTCCGCGCCCCCGTCCCTGCCATCAATCCAGATTGATGTGCTAAGCATCACCAATGGCTCGGTCGCGATCACCGACTTGAAACGTGAAACGCCTTTTCACACGAAGTTCCTGCCGATTGATTTTTTCGTGACGAACCTCACGACTATCCGCGATAAGAACAGTCCCTACTCTTTCGTGGCGCGGGCCGGCACTGGCGAGACGTTTGCCTGGTCTGGAACCATCACCATCAATCCGCTTCGGTCGTCGGGAATTTTTCGCCTCGGCGCGCTCGCGTTGCCGCAGTTTGGAACTTACGCCCGCGACTATGCGAAATTTCAGATCGCCAATGGACTGCTCGATATCGCCGCGGATTATAATTACGATTCCAGCACCAACATGCTCGACTTGAATGTTTCGAAGGCGGCAGTGTTTCTGACCCATCTCGAACTTAAGGCGCCCGACACCGGCGAAACCGTCGTTAATATTCCTGAACTCTCCGTGACCGACGCCGATGCCAGCGTGCTTCATCGCAGCGCACACGTCGGCAAAGTCAAATCCTCCGACGGCTCATTGCTCGTCCGGCAAAATCAGGATGGAACCATCAATCTTTTATCGCTGCTGAATCTTCCCACCAACGCGCCCGCGACTGAGCCCAAAGCGGCATCAACCGGCACGCCGCCGCTCACCGCGAAAATTGACGAAATTATTTTCACCAATTATTCAATCAAAGCCGAAGACAAAAAACTCGAGAAGCCCGCCAGCTTTGACATTGATCAACTCACGTTTGATTTGAAAGGTGTGTCGAATGCCAGTAATGCGCCGGTAACTGCTTCGGCTTCGCTGCTGTTCCAAAAGACCGGGATGATCAACGTGGATGGTACGGCCACACTTTTGCCGCCGTCGGCGGATTTGCAGGTCGCGATCACGAATTTGGATTTGCGCGCGATCCAACCTTACGTTGAGCAACAAATCAAATTGGCGATCACGAGCGGCACTGTGGATGTCAACGGTCACGCCAAATATGCCTCTCCTGAACCGGGCGCGCCTATGGTCACCTTCACTGGTGATGTCACGGTCGCAAAATTCGATACTGCCGACGACGTCTTGTTTAAGGACTTCGCCAAATGGGATTCACTCAACGTGACTGGCATTCATTTTCAAATGCAGCCGATTAAAGTCGAAGTGGACCGCGTCAAATTCAGTGGGCTCAATACCAGCGTCATCGTCGGCCCGGATCGTCGTCTCAATCTCGAAACCGTTTTGCGCAACCAAATCAGCACCGCAAAAGCTAATGCGGCTCCAAAAGAAAAGCTGGACCTCAAACTCGGCGCGTTGGAATTGGAAAATGCCTCGCTTCATTTTGCCGACGATTCCATCGAGCCGCATTGCAGTTTTGACGTACAACAATTTGATGGAACTATCACCGGCCTTTCTTCGCAGGAAAACACGACTGCAACGGTGGATTTTAAAGGCAAGATAGATTCCCATTCGCCGTTCGGCGTTTCGGGCAAGATCAATCCGCTCGTGAATGATATTTATGCGGACATTTCGGTGGCGATCACCAACACCGAACTGACGGCTTTCACACCCTACACGGAAAAATTCGCCGGCCGGCCGCTGTCGAAAGGCAAGTTGTCTTTCGCCGTGCATTACTTGATTGATAAAAAAGCGTTGAAGTCGGAAAACGGTTTTTATGTGGATCAGTTGACCCTCGGCGCGAAAAACAATAGTCCCAACGCGACGACCTTGCCGGTGAAACTCGCAGTGGCTTTGCTTAAAGATCGTCATGGGCGCATCCAACTGGACGTGCCCGTTTCCGGCCGGCTCGATGATCCGAAATTCAAGCTCGGCCCTATCATTTGGCAAGTGGTCGAGAATCTTATCGCCAAGGCCGCGACGTCACCGTTTTCGCTTTTGGGCGCCGTCTTCGGCGGCGGTGAAGAAATGAGTTACGTGAATTTTGCGCCCGGCCAGGCTGCGATTCCCGATACCGAAACCAACAAGCTCAATACGCTCAGCAAGGCATTGTATGAGCGGCCCGAATTGACGGTCGAGATCAATGGTTCCGCCGATCCCGATCAGGATCGCGCGCCGCTCGCGCAAATGAAATTGCAGCAGCAGATCAAATCGCTTTGGGTGAAGGAATTGACTGATGCCGGCAAACCCGCCGTGTCGGTGGATGAAGTGAAACTCGATCCCAAGGATTACGAACGTCTTTTGCTCGTGGATTATAAGACGACCATTGGCAATTACAAACCGAGCGAAGTGGGGACGAACACGGCTGTGGTATCCACCAATTCGCCTCTCGCCAAATCGAAAGCGCCGTCCGAACTTTATGTCAGCCCTGAAGTGCGCGCATTGCTCGCGGGTCAAAGTTCCGATACGCAACGCGGGGCGGCGTTGTTACTTCGTCCCGGCAAGCCCGAGAAAATTTCCACTCCCAAGCCGATGCTGGCATCGAACATATCGAAGGCTTCGGCATCAAATCCAACTTCCACTACCACCACTGAATCTACTGCGGCGGCGACTGACGCGGAACCCCAGCTTGCCGACATGGAGGCGCAGCTTCTCCAAAAGATCACGGTCACGGATGATGATTTGCGCGACTTGATGAAGCAACGCGCCGCCGCCGTGCAGACGTACATGCTGAAAAGCGGCAAGGTCACTGGCGACCGCCTCTTCATCACCGCGCCGAAACCCGTCACCCTCTCGCTCAAAGGCGAAGACCGCGTGATTCTCAGCCTTGATTGACGTGATCTATCAATCATAAACTCTGTCTTCGCACACTCAGCGGCAACCAATCACATGTTCAAACTCACCAATAAAATCGCCCTCGTCACCGGTGCCGGTTCGGGCATCGGCGCTTCCATCGCGGAAACTTTTGCTAGCGCCGGTGCGCACGTCATCGTCACCGATTTCAATGAGGCCAGCGGCGAGGCGATCGCAAAAAAAATTCAGTCCTACGGCAAAGCGGAATTTCTCCGGCTGGATGTCAGCCAGGAAACCGATTGCCAGCGCGTCACCGAAAAAGTTTTGGCCGCGCACGGACAGCTGGATATTTTGGTCAACAACGCGGGCATCGGTTGTGTCGGCACGCTGCTGCAAACCAAAGTCGAGGACATGGACCGCCTCTACTCCGTGAACGTCCGCGGCGTGTTCAATGTCAGCAAGGCTTTTTTGCCCTCGATGATCGAACGCAAGCAAGGCGCGATCGTGAATCTCGCTTCCATCGGTGGCGTCGTTGGCATTCGTGATCGGCTCGCTTATTGCACGACGAAATTCGCCGTCGTCGGCCTGACCAAAAGCATGGCGCTCGATCATTCCCATCAAGGCGTCCGCGTGAATTGCATCTGCCCGGGTCGCGTCGAAACACCGTTCGTCAAGGCGCGCCTCGCCGAATATCCCGACCCGGAAAAAGCCTACCGCGAAATGTCCGCCACCCAACTCACCGGGCGCATGCTCCAGCCGGAAGAAGTCGCCGCCGCCGCCTTGTATCTCGCCAGCGACGAAGCCTCCAGCGTCGCCGGCACGACCATGATGGTGGACGGCGCCTGGAGTGCAGGCAAATAGCCGCGAATTCGCGCGCATTCCCCCGCAACCGCGCAAAAAATTACGTACACGTAACATTTATGCGCCATTATTTTACTATACAAGCCCCTGAATTTATGCTTGGTATTAACAGCTAATAACCTGCAAAGAAGAAAGGCTGATTATGTCCAAATCCGGCAAAGGTTCTCAGGGGCCGTCCATTGAAGAAATCGCGGCTTACGCTTACAACATTTACGAGCAGGAAGGCCGCCCCGAAGGCAAGCACACCGAACATTGGCTTCAGGCCGAAGCCCACCTCAAGGCGGATCACCAGGCTCGCGCCGACGAACCTGCCCCCAAGGCCACCGCCAAATCCGACCCTGCCCCCGCCGCCGCGCCCAAGGGCAAATCGCGCAATGCCGCTGGTTGGCAAGCTGGTTCTTCCGCCCCCGCGCAATCCGCGCCTCGCGCCAATTCGCGCTGATCCTCAAACCCGTTTTCGCGCCGATTTCATCCGCCTTGCCGCTGTGGCAAACCGCGTGGGTGAAATCGGCGCTATTTTTTTCCACCATCGCGCAGCCACCGCCAACCAGTCCCAAGGACTTTGAACTCGCAATGAGTTCGCGCTCGCGTCATGCTTTTTTTGACGATGACTCAAGTGCTTTCTCGTTCGCAAAATGACGAGCGTTATTCGACCGGTGAACTCACGCGGCGGCTGTTCGCGCTCGCCTGGCAATTTCGTAGGGATTGCCTGCTCTCGCTTTTTCTCAGCGTGCTCGTGCTCCTCCTCGGCCTCGCCGGCTTGCAGTTGCTCGGCACGATCATTGACGTCATCCGCCACGGGCTCGATCCCCAACTCGGCGCGCCCGCTTATCCCTTCGGCTGGAGACCGCCCCCGGCCTGGTTGCCCCTGCAAGTCGTCAGCGCGCTTTCCGCCACCATCGTTGTGCTCGCGCTGCTCCGCGCCGGCATCACCTATCGTTACAACATGGTCACCGCGCGCCTCACCCAGGCGAAGATCGTCCCCGACATGCGCGACCG
The Verrucomicrobiia bacterium genome window above contains:
- a CDS encoding DUF748 domain-containing protein, with the translated sequence MGEKSTMGKKPAAFKWLLGLGIVVLIYTVTGFFIVPAIIKSQMLKRLPALTKRQVSVAEVKCNPYVLSLTIRGLALTETNGDVFSSFDEFYGNFQLLASLAKRSWVFDEVTLTRPFAQVTYQADGNFNFANLLTDLPAKPKTASSAPPSLPSIQIDVLSITNGSVAITDLKRETPFHTKFLPIDFFVTNLTTIRDKNSPYSFVARAGTGETFAWSGTITINPLRSSGIFRLGALALPQFGTYARDYAKFQIANGLLDIAADYNYDSSTNMLDLNVSKAAVFLTHLELKAPDTGETVVNIPELSVTDADASVLHRSAHVGKVKSSDGSLLVRQNQDGTINLLSLLNLPTNAPATEPKAASTGTPPLTAKIDEIIFTNYSIKAEDKKLEKPASFDIDQLTFDLKGVSNASNAPVTASASLLFQKTGMINVDGTATLLPPSADLQVAITNLDLRAIQPYVEQQIKLAITSGTVDVNGHAKYASPEPGAPMVTFTGDVTVAKFDTADDVLFKDFAKWDSLNVTGIHFQMQPIKVEVDRVKFSGLNTSVIVGPDRRLNLETVLRNQISTAKANAAPKEKLDLKLGALELENASLHFADDSIEPHCSFDVQQFDGTITGLSSQENTTATVDFKGKIDSHSPFGVSGKINPLVNDIYADISVAITNTELTAFTPYTEKFAGRPLSKGKLSFAVHYLIDKKALKSENGFYVDQLTLGAKNNSPNATTLPVKLAVALLKDRHGRIQLDVPVSGRLDDPKFKLGPIIWQVVENLIAKAATSPFSLLGAVFGGGEEMSYVNFAPGQAAIPDTETNKLNTLSKALYERPELTVEINGSADPDQDRAPLAQMKLQQQIKSLWVKELTDAGKPAVSVDEVKLDPKDYERLLLVDYKTTIGNYKPSEVGTNTAVVSTNSPLAKSKAPSELYVSPEVRALLAGQSSDTQRGAALLLRPGKPEKISTPKPMLASNISKASASNPTSTTTTESTAAATDAEPQLADMEAQLLQKITVTDDDLRDLMKQRAAAVQTYMLKSGKVTGDRLFITAPKPVTLSLKGEDRVILSLD
- a CDS encoding glucose 1-dehydrogenase → MFKLTNKIALVTGAGSGIGASIAETFASAGAHVIVTDFNEASGEAIAKKIQSYGKAEFLRLDVSQETDCQRVTEKVLAAHGQLDILVNNAGIGCVGTLLQTKVEDMDRLYSVNVRGVFNVSKAFLPSMIERKQGAIVNLASIGGVVGIRDRLAYCTTKFAVVGLTKSMALDHSHQGVRVNCICPGRVETPFVKARLAEYPDPEKAYREMSATQLTGRMLQPEEVAAAALYLASDEASSVAGTTMMVDGAWSAGK
- a CDS encoding glycoside hydrolase family 71/99-like protein, translated to MTSALIAFNAAAADNNLPQEPWLRPYEGPTRTDVDATTLDGKVLCGYQGWFNTPCDGTHSGFGHWGRGLEGPNGKFVVDMWPDTTEYDPNDLCEIPNLSMPNGSPARLYSAYLKGPVLLHCKWMRQYGIDGVFLSRFVGESTSPERARHINTVLANVREGVHREGRVWAMMLDLSMGGRDRVNIVERDWKFLCDDVKIREDSRYLHNQGKPVVLLWGLGLKDRPWTPEQGEELIHFFKDDPKYGGVYLIGGVDPFWRTLSGGSRTNAEWAKVYRMFDSISPWDAGRYRDNNSMDRVRRDSWEGDLAELKDLKMGYMPTAFPGFSWDNLRQSRPGTSGISRRKGDFYWRQFAIFKELNVRTVFVGMFDEVNEGTAIYKVANQTPVGQHFVTNDGLPSDWYLRLTGEATRMIRNDAPLSEHVPDKVLSPVQ
- a CDS encoding DUF2934 domain-containing protein, which produces MSKSGKGSQGPSIEEIAAYAYNIYEQEGRPEGKHTEHWLQAEAHLKADHQARADEPAPKATAKSDPAPAAAPKGKSRNAAGWQAGSSAPAQSAPRANSR